The Kryptolebias marmoratus isolate JLee-2015 linkage group LG21, ASM164957v2, whole genome shotgun sequence genome segment AATGGGATTATTTCAGTGAGAAGAATTCTGTGCGTAATAGTTCCgaaatgtgtcatttttgcGCATTTTGTTGAATAAAGTTTGATCaattttttctctctgaaagaACAATATTTCTCCActcttgtttacattttaaaataggcCTCCTCCCACCAGAACGtgtttgaaattaaatatttatggcattttattttccttctatATTGTCGCTAACATAAGTacgctttttttaaaaaatatgcgATCCCTCTTCGAGGCGTAATTATTTAactgataataataaaagcaattTATAGTTTGGAAATTCCTGCTCCGCGCTGCACCCCTCACTCTACGCTGCAAGCGAGAAGTCGGTCAAGCCATCCGGGGTCAGTGTTACGGGGTATTTCAGGTTACCTCGAATACGGGATGGGATAAAAAACGCGTGGCAACCAACCTGAAGAAGGCCTGTCCGAGTATCTGGTGCAGTAGACCCAGGCTGGCCACAGCATGGGCTGAGACATGGATGGGTTCGAGCTGGCTTGGGAACTGTCCGAGTCCGAGCTCAGGCACTGGTCTCCGTTGTCTCCGCGGGCTTTCAGGGGCTCCTCGGCGGCTTTTGCGGGCTTCTTGGCCCCAGTGACCGCGTGTGGGGTGGAGGTCCCCTCCGCCGGCACCGTGCTGCCCACCGGCTCGGTCTGAGGGGCGGCGGGGCTGTTGTGGCTCTCCCGCGACTCCAGGCCACCGCTCTCCTCCCGGCTCGCCGCGCCCGCGTCCTTTTTCCGCCCGAAGTCCGGCCGCAGGATGTTGTCGATGAAGAAATTGGTGACCCGGTGAGGGATCTGCTGGTTCCCCGGCGCCTGTAAGAGGGGAAGGATGGCTCTGTTGGACTCGTCCGCCGACTCCTGCCGCTCGTCTCTGTTGCCGTGATCATTTTCTTCCATACTGATTCACTTTCGCCGCTTTTACTCTCTTTAACCCCTTTATTGCTCCCTCCGCAGCAAGAAAATTCGCGAAGAACTTTATggaaataatattattatttaaaaaaatgaaactgcacgagaaaaataaataaataaaaaaactcaaatactAGCGAGTGCCTTGGACGCCATGCAAAGCCTTGCGTTAGTGTCCTTTGAGAAAAGCATAATTTTTCACATATATTCCCTCAAACTCGGGTTACAACTGGAGCTAAAATCATTTGCCATTTGCGCAACATCCAATTTAGAGTGTCATCCGCTTTGCGCGTCCTCGGTGATGCCTAACacctaaactaaactaaaggggGTAAATAAAGAGGCTCCTAAACTGATGCTCTAATACTCTCACTCTGgagttttgttcttattttcaATGCGAGCACCCCCGAGTGACGTTCTCCCACCGTCCTCCCAGACACGTGCCTCGCGCCAATCGGACGGCAGAAACCGGGCCATGTGACGCACACTCCAAGAGCAAGTCTACAAACGCCCAGCCCTCGCTTTTAGTAAAAGAGAAAGAGTCCCGGAGTTAACGGAGAGGAAGCCTCATTTAAATCCAATGCATGCGCCCAGTTACTCCCCCC includes the following:
- the en2a gene encoding homeobox protein engrailed-2a, coding for MEENDHGNRDERQESADESNRAILPLLQAPGNQQIPHRVTNFFIDNILRPDFGRKKDAGAASREESGGLESRESHNSPAAPQTEPVGSTVPAEGTSTPHAVTGAKKPAKAAEEPLKARGDNGDQCLSSDSDSSQASSNPSMSQPMLWPAWVYCTRYSDRPSSGPRSRKPKKKTTSKEDKRPRTAFTAEQLQRLKSEFQTNRYLTEQRRQNLAQELGLNESQIKIWFQNKRAKIKKATGTKNSLALHLMAQGLYNHATVTSKDEKSDSD